A window of Nicotiana sylvestris chromosome 8, ASM39365v2, whole genome shotgun sequence genomic DNA:
tcaacaAGAATTACTCTCTTTCTTTGTAATATTGTTCTTCTACTATTATTGTTTTATTACACCAATCCAGAATTTCGTTTCGCATGAATATGAAGATACTACTAGTCTTTACGATATAGTATATCaatttaaaattattaaatatatattttttaaatatttttttaaatacctATTTTATATGCAAATATAATTGTCACATATTAAAGTaatttaattttgaatttatttaatttgtattctttaatttatttcaaaataaaaaaaattagctATGTAATTATACTTGTGTAACAAAATATGACATATAAAATTAAACAATAACTATATTACGACAAACAAACAAATTTATATAAGTTTAAAGTAGGCTATACCCTAAATCCAATTACAAGGTATTCTACCAAACATGATCTATAAATCTTTTTCATGTGATTATTTTCAACTGCTTCTAGCATGATTTCCTTTCGTTTGGATAAAGGTGGTGCCTGAACTAATTTTGTGAATCATTTTTATTAATTCATCGATCTACCTTTCATTAGAAGGTATCAAGTAGCTTTGTTCACTAAAATTAAAATTAGGTCAAATGGGTAAAATCAACTAACTGTACCATTTATAGAATGCTACTGGGAATTTGACTTCTGGCTATTCAAACAATTAAAATTCTCTGCAGCAGACTGTCGAATTGCTTGCTTTCTTTAGATTCAAATCAAGTGAACTTTGATTAATGTTTAGCATGTATTATGTCATCATTTTAATATGAGAAAAATGTCAACTCATAATACTTTTCTTGCAAAGTATAAAGCTCGGTTTTAATTTACAATAATAGATTAATTAAGTCCAATTCAATTTAAAGGATTGGTTGAATTGACAATCAAGCAGTGAAAAATACTACTAACAAATTTGGATATTGGAACATAGGGAACATGGATAGGTAATTTATCGAGAAGGTGAGCAGAAACTTTTAGTCAATGAATAATAGGTAGATGGCAAAATTCTTTTATATCAGAATTAGCTGCTAAAATTTAAGCCTTCGACCAGACATCACATGCTGATTCTTCAATGCACCTAATATTGTCCTCATAAAATAGGGGAATGTTACCAAACAAAGACGAAATCAAAGGACATGGTCAtatatttgaaaaatggaaataGACTACTGCCCATTACGATATGGACATTGAAACTTTGTGTAAAAATTACAGAAGCAgactcctccaccaaatgttaaGGAAAAGTGTATTTATATTCTAATGTTATGttaaaaaataaaagaggagCATTTATAATAGGAAAATAGAAGTGTAGTAAAGCATGAATATCACATAGGAAAGGTGAACGTGTTGGtgagaaataaagagaaagagAATCGAGAATTTAATGAGGGAGGAGGAGCCAATGGGGAATCTGAGTAAAGTCTTCCCAGCTGGCAATTCTAAGCGAAACACGAGGCACTTGTAACGGTTACAACTTTCCAGCTGTTTCCCATTCACATCATCACTCCCCTCATTCATATCTGCTCTGCCTCACTTCACCTTTCTTCCCTATCCATAACTACTGTacatctttttgtatttttattttaattatgtaagTCTCAGTTTAGAGTGGTCCCCAGTGTTCagaaagaagagaaaggtttGAAAAAAAAACTGAGATTGGTTCCAAGAATTAAAATGTAAACATTGTTAAACGTTGTTCATACATGAATTGTTATCCAACTTATACTTTGTTTAAAAAACACACATAAATTCTAGTATAATGTTAGCTATTGTGATAGTGCAACATTGTGTTTCTAGTGTACACACTACCTACATCAGTAAAGTAATATTGCAGAATTTGATACCGATCATTTTTCTTATTCCTCAAACCAGACAACCAAAGCAATCACTAATACGTTGTATTCTACTGATTTAAATTCCTAAAGATTGACTAAATCTTGCGCCCGATAAATGCTTAATTACTGGGAAATACCGATAATTTacattttcctttttagttttcAGCTCCAGCTCAGTAATTTCCATTTACTTGCCCCAAAAACTTGGCTTGGCAGTGAATATTCTGTTTTTGGTACATCAAATAAAGTAAAGTAAAATATTTACACGAGTAGTGCACACGCGGTTAAGTTTGTTCGGTAAACAGCCAAATGACCAATTAACCAAAAGACACGCGTGGTAAATACTTTCCAAGTAAAAAACGGTAGTTACGCACGTGGGAGAGCTCCGTCGACGGAGAATTCGCCATGAATAGAGCTATATCGAGTGAAATGAGGAGAATAATAAAGAAGAGAGAGAAACACAAAACAGCGGCTTAAAAATCGGCGAGTTTCCGGTGGAGCCGATGTTTTGGATCCTGCCTATCAATCTCTTGCAAGTTGCTTATGCTTCGGATCGGTAAAACATCGCTTTCTAACACTCTCTGTAACTCGTCATCAATATTTGCTGATTCTGCATACACATAACAAATAAGCACTCACTAGAGCAAACAAAATGCTGTGAAAACACATCGAAATCGAATTTCTGAGTGAAAGTGATAAATACTTGAGTATAATGTAACTGAATCTGAAACATAAATTGAAAAACCAATCTCCAAAACGGAGAAACAGAATGTGCATTATATATACCTATAGGCTTGGCGAAGCCTTCAAATCCATGAAATTGAGCTAAATCTGAAAAGAAGCACAAAAATCAGCAAAATAGATTAAAAAGAAGTTTCACGAGTTCGTCTTTCTCTGACTCACAGAAGTATAATGTACCTTTATCAGAAGGAATATGCGAGAAGAGATAGAGGATGAGGAAGCAGAGGAAAGTCAGAAGAGGAATGAGATGAATATACTTCTCAGCTCTGGACAATGACTTATTAAGAGATTTGATTGACTTGCGTACTTGTTCATCTTCTAAGAGTGAAGGAGAGGCGGCTTGGTCCTTCATCAGCATTATCTTCTGAGAGTCCGCCGCCACCGTGACGACGGCGGAGGAGTCGTCCCTGCCGCCGACGATGATGACTCCATGTGGGTGGAGTAACTTGGATCCCGGTGAGCCGAGAGATTGTCTATGCATGTTGAGAGAGAAACGGCGATTGAGAAAGAGTATGCTTAGAGGAGTGTTTGGTGGCTGCTTTGCTAGCTGCTCTGAGGTTGTATTTAGTCTGGGGATTTATTAGCAAATAAATACCATTAAATTTGAGATACACttgtaccaaaaataaaaaataaattatactAAACCCCGTAACTCTTAACGACTCAGGTGCGGAGAAATCTCCTTGTTACAAAGACACTTTAGTCCCCTATATTTATGAATATTCGACATTTATTTTTTCTGCGAATAGACAACACATATTAATTTGTGTAATATTTTTCATTATGCAAAGTACTAAATTTTTATCGTTCATATAAAACTTTAATTTacaaaacatttttttttgaaaaggggattaaatatatttttaaacgGATTTGCCCCGAGCCAACCAGACCAGTCCAACCCGTTGAACCAGAGTTAACTTAAGCAAGACATTTAacaccaccccccccccccccaaaaaaaaggctaaaaag
This region includes:
- the LOC104215447 gene encoding uncharacterized protein; the protein is MHRQSLGSPGSKLLHPHGVIIVGGRDDSSAVVTVAADSQKIMLMKDQAASPSLLEDEQVRKSIKSLNKSLSRAEKYIHLIPLLTFLCFLILYLFSHIPSDKDLAQFHGFEGFAKPIESANIDDELQRVLESDVLPIRSISNLQEIDRQDPKHRLHRKLADF